One window of the Ruegeria sp. THAF33 genome contains the following:
- a CDS encoding TrbG/VirB9 family P-type conjugative transfer protein, whose translation MRSLPALLLALAMPVAASAEATPQGGPLDIRIRTAVYNENQVYRIETDLRHSTTIHFGAGERFEAVIVGDTESFQVDPIPELGNVLTIKPHVANASTNMTVITNRRTYSFHLREGSIPNRTGMFFEVRFRYPDEERRAAGATQPKGYEAPRNYNYRVSGEGDFRPSHIYDDGRYTYFVFPENSRQPALFKADDQGRERTVNWTQQGNTVRVLGVNTYWTLRIGDEAICAWRDESAIYVSN comes from the coding sequence ATGAGATCTCTACCTGCGCTCCTCCTGGCGCTTGCCATGCCCGTTGCCGCATCCGCCGAAGCCACGCCACAAGGCGGCCCGCTCGATATCCGCATCCGCACTGCCGTCTACAATGAAAACCAGGTCTACCGGATCGAAACTGACTTGCGGCATTCGACCACGATTCATTTCGGGGCCGGGGAGAGGTTCGAGGCGGTCATTGTCGGCGACACCGAGAGCTTCCAGGTCGATCCGATCCCCGAGCTCGGCAATGTTCTCACGATCAAACCGCATGTGGCCAATGCCTCGACCAACATGACGGTGATCACCAACCGCCGCACCTATTCCTTCCACCTGCGCGAGGGTTCGATCCCGAACCGCACTGGTATGTTCTTCGAGGTGCGCTTCCGCTACCCCGACGAGGAACGCCGCGCGGCGGGTGCCACCCAGCCCAAGGGCTATGAGGCTCCGCGGAACTACAACTACCGCGTCTCGGGCGAAGGTGATTTCCGCCCCAGCCATATCTACGACGACGGGCGCTACACGTATTTCGTCTTCCCGGAGAACAGTCGCCAGCCCGCCCTCTTCAAGGCCGATGACCAGGGTCGCGAGCGGACGGTCAACTGGACCCAGCAAGGCAACACGGTCCGGGTGCTCGGGGTGAACACTTACTGGACGCTGCGCATCGGCGACGAGGCGATCTGCGCCTGGCGCGACGAAAGCGCGATCTACGTGAGCAACTGA
- a CDS encoding virB8 family protein has translation MKKLVTSSPAPDRDAFEADFIYGPRRRERFAWLVAAAGVLVGVAGMVAGASLFPLKTTETFVVVVDKETGEMDRVAAVQALTLSESDAIIQANLVAYVDDRETYDLTDGEQRINSVLDRSDGDAARTLRDLWSSTNEDYPITVYGRDAKIEVVIKSVNQIERGVAQVRFTRTLRRPRDTRTVTRSYVATVGYDFQPETRQRLQDVWANPLGFVVTSYRVDAETLEN, from the coding sequence TTGAAGAAGCTTGTGACCAGTTCCCCCGCGCCCGATCGCGATGCTTTTGAGGCGGATTTCATCTACGGGCCAAGACGGCGCGAGCGCTTCGCGTGGTTGGTCGCGGCGGCCGGTGTGCTGGTCGGCGTGGCCGGCATGGTCGCCGGCGCGAGCCTCTTTCCGCTCAAGACGACCGAAACCTTCGTGGTCGTGGTCGACAAGGAAACCGGCGAAATGGACCGGGTCGCCGCCGTCCAGGCGCTGACACTCTCGGAAAGCGATGCCATCATCCAGGCCAATCTCGTGGCCTATGTCGATGATCGGGAAACTTATGACCTGACCGATGGCGAGCAACGCATCAACTCGGTGCTCGACCGTTCGGATGGCGACGCCGCGCGCACGCTGCGCGATCTCTGGTCCTCCACCAACGAAGACTACCCGATTACCGTCTATGGCCGTGACGCCAAGATCGAGGTGGTGATCAAGTCGGTGAACCAGATCGAGCGCGGCGTGGCCCAGGTCCGTTTCACCCGCACGCTGCGCCGTCCCCGCGATACCCGCACCGTCACTCGGTCTTACGTCGCCACTGTCGGTTACGACTTCCAACCCGAAACCCGCCAGCGCCTTCAGGACGTCTGGGCCAACCCCTTGGGCTTCGTGGTGACCTCCTACCGCGTCGACGCCGAGACCCTGGAGAACTGA
- a CDS encoding TrbI/VirB10 family protein, whose product MADQTPPDLQDRLDQFNQRGKSGRRGNSLGVGALAAALALGGAGVAYFLATGLQEGDSALETSDVETFQDRRPGTGGRLEFPPDETEQRVNDALIAVEEALEVPAAPAPEPSAEVLAEIAKLREALAASQAARNSEIQSAVSDLREAFDEQKAALEATLAAKETELANLQRQTETRIEGLQAMLDAERAQREGLEAELDREGLIADQRLLEERRRQEEEQRQREAEQVAKELLTAQIKSPAVVYADGPRGGQSGAAVADPAAAGTGGPVLSGNEAFLQSARPLEVQEAARLTHPERTLTQGSVIQAALQTAINSDLPGSVVAVVSEPVPAFSGDRILIPRGSRLFGQYRSGIEMHQKRILILWTRVLTPDGTSMEIAAVGGDQLGRSGLTGLVDTKFAERFGGAALISVIGAAPAVAAESANNETTSIVLGDVSSDLQDAVGSVIADQVSIAPTIYVDQGASVTVLVDRDVVIYGGSGSQ is encoded by the coding sequence ATGGCCGATCAAACCCCTCCCGATCTGCAGGACCGCCTCGACCAGTTCAACCAGCGTGGAAAATCCGGACGCCGGGGCAACAGCCTCGGGGTCGGTGCGCTCGCCGCGGCCCTCGCCCTTGGCGGCGCCGGGGTCGCGTATTTCCTGGCCACTGGTCTGCAGGAAGGTGACAGCGCACTTGAGACCTCCGATGTCGAGACCTTCCAGGACCGCCGCCCCGGCACCGGCGGGCGGCTGGAATTTCCGCCTGACGAGACCGAGCAACGGGTCAACGACGCGCTGATCGCCGTCGAGGAAGCGCTCGAGGTGCCTGCGGCGCCAGCACCTGAGCCGAGCGCCGAAGTGTTGGCCGAGATCGCCAAGCTGCGCGAGGCGCTGGCCGCCAGCCAGGCCGCCCGCAACTCGGAAATCCAGTCCGCCGTCTCAGATCTTCGGGAAGCATTCGACGAGCAAAAGGCCGCGCTCGAAGCAACGCTCGCCGCAAAGGAAACCGAGCTGGCCAATCTGCAGCGCCAGACCGAGACCCGCATCGAAGGTTTGCAGGCCATGCTGGATGCCGAACGCGCGCAGCGCGAGGGGCTCGAGGCCGAGCTCGACCGCGAGGGTCTGATTGCCGATCAGCGCCTTCTCGAAGAACGCCGACGCCAGGAAGAGGAGCAGCGCCAGCGCGAGGCCGAACAGGTCGCCAAAGAGCTTCTGACCGCGCAAATCAAATCCCCCGCCGTGGTCTACGCTGACGGTCCCCGTGGTGGCCAAAGTGGCGCGGCGGTCGCCGATCCTGCTGCCGCTGGAACCGGGGGCCCGGTACTCTCGGGCAATGAGGCGTTCCTGCAAAGCGCGCGCCCACTCGAAGTGCAAGAAGCTGCCCGCCTCACCCATCCCGAACGCACGCTGACGCAAGGGTCCGTCATCCAGGCGGCGCTCCAGACCGCTATAAACAGCGACCTGCCGGGCTCCGTGGTCGCGGTCGTCTCCGAGCCGGTCCCGGCGTTTTCCGGGGACCGGATCCTGATCCCCCGGGGCTCCCGCCTTTTTGGCCAATACCGCTCCGGGATCGAAATGCACCAGAAGCGCATCCTGATCCTCTGGACCCGCGTCCTGACCCCGGACGGCACCTCGATGGAAATCGCCGCTGTGGGCGGCGACCAGCTTGGCCGCTCGGGCCTCACTGGTCTCGTCGACACCAAGTTTGCCGAGCGCTTCGGCGGGGCGGCGCTGATTTCCGTGATCGGGGCGGCGCCTGCCGTGGCGGCGGAGAGTGCCAACAACGAGACGACAAGCATTGTCCTGGGCGATGTCAGCAGCGACCTGCAGGACGCTGTCGGGTCGGTCATCGCCGATCAGGTCTCGATCGCGCCGACGATCTATGTCGATCAGGGCGCCTCGGTCACCGTGCTCGTGGACCGGGATGTGGTGATCTACGGGGGTTCCGGTTCACAATGA
- the virB11 gene encoding P-type DNA transfer ATPase VirB11: MDQASPASYLERYLDPFRDLLRRDDVVEIAINPDGKVWLEVAGDASMRHEGQTVDRTTALNMAQTIVGDAKARVSEKNPLVSGKVEYAGRPLRVQVAVPPAIDRGASITIRLFASGSIRDYAPAYLFGKAVSLDALRAEKMKNIASLAEENLEAALQTLVEARLNVLISGGTSTGKTTFARHLLTHVSEHERLITIEDAFELFPGQPNTVALLADRGAGSQRSANALLQASLRMRPDRIIVGELRGAEALTYLEAINTGHGGSVSTIHAETAELAIDRLAIMVLQAGTPLTFAEVREYIRKSIDVIVQLGRAEGKRGITEFYLPGSRKLPT; the protein is encoded by the coding sequence ATGGATCAGGCCTCGCCAGCCTCATACCTCGAGCGTTATCTCGACCCGTTCCGCGATCTCCTGCGGCGTGACGACGTGGTCGAGATCGCGATCAACCCCGACGGCAAGGTCTGGCTCGAGGTCGCGGGGGATGCCAGCATGCGCCACGAAGGTCAGACCGTGGATCGGACCACAGCCCTCAACATGGCCCAGACCATCGTCGGCGATGCCAAGGCCCGCGTCTCTGAAAAGAACCCCCTCGTCTCCGGCAAGGTGGAATATGCGGGCCGCCCGCTTCGGGTCCAGGTCGCCGTGCCGCCCGCCATCGATCGCGGTGCCTCGATCACCATTCGCCTCTTCGCCTCTGGCAGCATTAGGGACTACGCCCCGGCTTATCTCTTCGGCAAGGCCGTCTCGCTCGACGCCCTCCGCGCGGAGAAGATGAAAAACATCGCCAGTCTAGCGGAGGAGAACCTTGAGGCCGCGCTGCAGACTCTGGTCGAGGCGCGGCTCAACGTCCTGATCAGCGGCGGCACCTCGACCGGGAAGACCACGTTCGCCCGCCACCTCCTGACCCATGTGAGCGAGCACGAGCGGCTGATCACCATCGAAGACGCTTTTGAGCTCTTCCCCGGCCAGCCCAACACCGTCGCCCTCCTTGCCGACCGCGGTGCCGGTTCGCAACGCAGCGCCAACGCTCTCCTTCAAGCCTCCCTCCGTATGCGACCTGACCGGATCATCGTCGGCGAGCTGCGCGGTGCCGAGGCCCTGACCTACCTCGAGGCCATCAACACCGGCCATGGCGGGTCGGTTTCCACCATCCACGCGGAAACCGCAGAACTCGCAATCGATCGACTGGCGATCATGGTGCTGCAGGCCGGCACACCACTGACCTTTGCCGAGGTTCGGGAATACATCCGGAAATCCATCGATGTGATCGTCCAGCTCGGGCGGGCCGAGGGGAAGCGGGGGATTACGGAGTTCTATCTGCCGGGGTCGAGAAAACTACCGACATAG
- a CDS encoding DUF1837 domain-containing protein has protein sequence MTQVLPEDLVNIVSGDPEELGVHLQLVKRDVLLKDCVARLHCHCLTVDGNGRVKPERLAEFMRNSIIDYAVPKSRLDDARARDARFKSGSAVAALHHEAIGTFTDLANTGEGGEMLLFLLAERFLKVPQVLCKMDLKTDSHMHYHGADGVYASVNENGLLKLFWGESKVYGDPTAAIRDCLSSLAPFLVETDHEGADRERDLVLLSDKADLSDPELTAAFRKYFDRTSPLSNRVEYCGIALIAFDADFYPKDDAKGIGEDILKAANDEMEKWVKNVKNRLSVEKLDKFDIQFFCVPVPSADGFRASFLKALGIKK, from the coding sequence CTGACTCAAGTACTTCCAGAAGATTTGGTTAATATAGTTTCGGGCGATCCAGAAGAGTTGGGTGTTCATCTCCAGCTTGTTAAACGGGACGTGCTCTTGAAAGATTGCGTGGCCCGTCTCCACTGTCATTGCCTGACTGTGGATGGGAACGGACGCGTCAAGCCGGAGCGTCTTGCGGAATTTATGCGCAACTCAATTATCGATTATGCCGTCCCGAAATCGCGGTTGGATGATGCGCGGGCGCGGGACGCCAGATTCAAGTCCGGAAGCGCGGTTGCAGCCCTGCACCACGAGGCAATCGGCACTTTTACGGACCTTGCCAATACTGGCGAAGGCGGCGAGATGCTGCTCTTCCTACTCGCAGAGCGCTTTCTCAAGGTTCCTCAGGTGCTCTGTAAGATGGACCTTAAGACCGACTCTCACATGCACTATCATGGTGCGGACGGCGTCTATGCTTCCGTAAACGAAAACGGCCTTCTCAAACTTTTCTGGGGCGAGTCAAAGGTGTATGGCGACCCTACAGCGGCCATAAGAGATTGCCTTTCATCACTTGCCCCTTTCCTCGTGGAGACGGACCACGAAGGCGCTGATCGCGAGCGGGATCTCGTGCTCCTCAGCGACAAAGCCGATCTCAGTGATCCGGAACTTACGGCCGCATTCCGGAAATATTTCGACCGAACCTCACCGCTATCGAACAGGGTCGAATATTGCGGGATCGCGCTTATCGCCTTCGATGCGGATTTCTATCCGAAAGATGATGCAAAAGGCATCGGGGAGGACATCCTGAAGGCGGCGAATGACGAAATGGAAAAATGGGTGAAGAATGTAAAGAACAGACTATCGGTGGAGAAACTCGACAAATTCGACATTCAGTTTTTCTGTGTGCCAGTGCCTTCGGCGGATGGGTTTCGCGCATCGTTCCTTAAGGCGCTGGGTATTAAGAAATGA
- a CDS encoding type IV secretion system protein yields the protein MGVIRDILGQVDAAVDTVAQDGFVSSAGAVGDVISAGAALLVVLLGINAVMQLRPLPFGTGFAFGMKVALVGIFAQSWDNFSVIYDIVTRVPDSVGASILALTGSGDEAGVYESLDNMVARITAYGDTIGDRAGWVFGAVLGAIFFVLSAVFAAVTAGIIAFARIVFALMIVIAPFMIVTSLFKPTQSLFEAWTRATIGYALMPVAAAGAAGIIVAIAEAIGDASADPGDVETVSLILPFLVILILSAGIMASVPYIASNLTGVVGIASNAVGLTGLARQGFVNTRQYGTGATSRLVTGKSPHELNQMANAGVVKTGEMIRQSPGALLSAAKAFRKP from the coding sequence ATGGGAGTAATTCGCGACATACTGGGACAGGTCGACGCCGCGGTAGACACTGTGGCGCAGGACGGCTTTGTCTCTTCGGCAGGCGCTGTCGGCGACGTGATCTCGGCCGGGGCCGCGCTCCTCGTCGTGCTCCTCGGGATCAACGCGGTCATGCAACTCCGCCCCCTGCCCTTCGGCACCGGCTTTGCCTTCGGGATGAAGGTGGCGCTCGTGGGCATATTCGCGCAGAGTTGGGATAATTTCAGCGTCATCTATGACATCGTCACGCGCGTGCCCGACTCCGTCGGGGCCTCGATCCTCGCGCTCACCGGCTCGGGCGATGAGGCCGGGGTCTATGAGAGCCTCGACAACATGGTCGCCCGCATCACCGCCTATGGCGACACGATCGGCGACCGGGCGGGCTGGGTCTTCGGGGCGGTCCTGGGCGCGATCTTCTTCGTCCTTTCAGCCGTCTTTGCCGCCGTCACCGCCGGGATCATCGCCTTCGCCCGCATTGTGTTCGCGCTGATGATCGTGATCGCCCCCTTCATGATCGTGACTTCGCTGTTCAAACCAACCCAGTCGCTTTTTGAGGCCTGGACCCGCGCCACCATCGGCTATGCGCTCATGCCGGTCGCCGCCGCCGGGGCCGCAGGCATCATTGTCGCCATCGCCGAGGCCATCGGGGACGCCTCCGCCGATCCGGGTGATGTCGAGACCGTCAGCCTCATCCTGCCCTTCCTCGTCATCCTGATCCTCAGCGCCGGGATCATGGCCTCGGTCCCCTACATCGCCTCCAACCTCACCGGCGTCGTGGGCATTGCCTCCAACGCCGTGGGTCTGACCGGCCTCGCGCGTCAGGGCTTCGTGAACACGCGCCAGTATGGCACCGGCGCGACCTCCCGCCTCGTCACCGGCAAGTCTCCGCACGAGCTGAACCAGATGGCCAATGCGGGCGTGGTCAAAACCGGCGAGATGATCCGGCAAAGCCCCGGCGCGCTTCTCTCCGCCGCCAAGGCCTTCCGCAAACCCTGA